From Pseudoalteromonas viridis, the proteins below share one genomic window:
- the leuD gene encoding 3-isopropylmalate dehydratase small subunit — protein sequence MSVFHCGLLAPLDKNNVDTDQIIPKQFLTSTSRDGFDKALFYDWRYTEQGEPDPDFILNAPQYQGASVLLTRDNFGCGSSREHAPWALKQYGFTVILAQSFADIFFNNCGNNQMLCISLPASTLDSLFGLCERQADIQIEVDLAAQQLRSEHFAPIAFDVRPDIKARLLSGLDFIGETEQLNAQIDQFEHQLQATRPWQ from the coding sequence ATGAGTGTTTTTCATTGCGGATTGTTAGCACCACTGGATAAAAATAATGTCGATACCGATCAGATCATTCCTAAGCAATTCTTAACGTCTACCAGCCGGGACGGGTTTGACAAGGCGCTTTTTTATGACTGGCGCTACACAGAACAAGGCGAGCCGGATCCGGACTTCATTCTTAATGCGCCGCAATATCAGGGGGCCAGCGTGTTGCTGACACGGGATAACTTTGGCTGTGGTTCATCGCGGGAGCATGCGCCCTGGGCGCTCAAGCAATACGGCTTTACGGTGATCCTGGCACAGAGCTTTGCGGATATCTTTTTTAACAACTGTGGCAATAATCAGATGCTGTGCATTAGCCTGCCAGCGAGCACCCTGGATAGCCTGTTTGGCTTGTGTGAGCGCCAGGCAGATATTCAGATTGAAGTTGACCTGGCAGCTCAGCAGCTGCGCAGCGAGCATTTTGCGCCGATAGCGTTTGATGTCCGTCCGGACATTAAAGCGCGGCTGCTGAGTGGTCTGGACTTTATCGGTGAAACAGAGCAGCTCAATGCCCAGATAGATCAGTTTGAACATCAGCTTCAGGCGACACGCCCCTGGCAGTAA
- a CDS encoding RNA polymerase sigma factor — protein MPQSCEKWSNVIAENEAKLLAYLNNILRCPYLAEDALQDTFIRLSGMSACQNCQVKNSKSFCYQVARNIAIDMLRKQSRESLVDMESVHGEHFDDEESNIETRFIDAQLSEKVNHTIAKLSKRHQNVVSFYRDGRLKQKEIAQMYSISPTLVNFLIKEAIQSCKTELGTAQLTH, from the coding sequence GTGCCGCAGTCGTGTGAAAAGTGGTCAAATGTCATTGCAGAAAACGAAGCTAAGCTACTCGCTTATTTGAATAATATTCTGCGCTGCCCCTATCTCGCTGAGGATGCGTTACAAGATACCTTTATTCGCCTGTCTGGCATGTCTGCCTGTCAGAACTGTCAGGTTAAAAACTCAAAGAGTTTTTGCTATCAGGTGGCCCGCAATATCGCCATCGACATGTTACGCAAACAGAGCCGGGAAAGCCTGGTGGATATGGAGTCTGTGCACGGCGAGCACTTTGATGATGAAGAATCTAACATTGAAACCCGTTTTATTGACGCACAGCTGTCGGAGAAGGTGAATCACACCATTGCCAAGCTGTCTAAACGCCATCAAAACGTGGTGAGTTTTTATCGTGACGGGCGGTTAAAGCAAAAAGAAATTGCCCAGATGTACAGTATTTCTCCTACCCTGGTCAACTTCCTGATCAAAGAGGCTATCCAGTCGTGCAAAACAGAACTGGGGACGGCTCAGCTCACCCACTAG
- the leuC gene encoding 3-isopropylmalate dehydratase large subunit produces MAHTLYDKIWQAHVVASINEQTDLLYIDRHLVHEVTSPQAFAGLREKNRTVRCPHKTFATMDHNVSTKSRSIDAASEVSKNQLQALAKNCQEFGIELYDLNSVNQGIVHVMGPEQGITLPGTTIVCGDSHTSTHGAFGALAHGIGTSEVEHVLATQTLQQKKARSLKIEITGTLRPTVTAKDLIMAVIGKLGTAGGTGFVAEFCGTAIEALSMEARMTLCNMSIEMGAKAGLIAPDQITYDYLKGRPFAPQGKDFDQAVAYWQTLHSDPDAVFDSEVIISADEIQPQVTWGTSPEQVIGIDEAIPDPETEPDLIKAEAMRSALRYMGLRAGQKLTDAKVDTVFIGSCTNSRIEDLRAAAQVVAGKQVASGVEALIVPGSGLVKKQAEQEGLADIFMAAGFEWREPGCSMCLAMNDDRLGMGKRCASTSNRNFEGRQGRGGRTHLVSPAMAAAAAIAGHFTDIQGEQA; encoded by the coding sequence GTGGCACACACATTATACGACAAAATCTGGCAGGCGCATGTGGTCGCCAGTATAAACGAGCAAACCGATTTACTATATATCGACAGGCATCTGGTGCATGAAGTCACTTCGCCTCAGGCGTTTGCTGGCCTGCGTGAAAAGAACCGCACGGTGCGCTGCCCGCATAAGACCTTTGCGACCATGGATCACAATGTGTCGACTAAAAGCCGCTCCATTGATGCGGCCAGTGAAGTCAGCAAGAACCAGCTTCAGGCGTTAGCAAAGAACTGTCAGGAATTCGGCATTGAACTTTATGATCTGAACTCAGTGAATCAGGGCATAGTGCATGTGATGGGACCGGAGCAGGGGATCACGCTACCAGGCACGACTATCGTGTGTGGCGACAGCCACACCTCAACGCATGGTGCTTTTGGCGCACTGGCCCATGGCATCGGTACCTCTGAAGTGGAACACGTGCTGGCCACTCAGACACTCCAGCAGAAAAAAGCCAGATCACTGAAAATTGAGATCACCGGCACGCTGCGACCCACCGTCACGGCCAAGGATCTGATCATGGCCGTGATCGGTAAATTGGGCACGGCCGGTGGCACTGGCTTTGTGGCGGAGTTTTGTGGCACGGCCATCGAGGCCTTGTCGATGGAAGCGCGCATGACTCTGTGTAATATGAGCATTGAGATGGGCGCGAAGGCCGGATTGATCGCCCCGGATCAGATTACTTACGATTACCTGAAAGGCCGTCCTTTCGCACCGCAGGGCAAAGATTTTGATCAGGCTGTGGCCTATTGGCAAACCTTGCACTCCGATCCTGATGCCGTCTTCGACAGTGAAGTGATCATCAGCGCCGACGAGATCCAGCCACAGGTGACCTGGGGCACCAGCCCCGAGCAAGTGATCGGGATTGATGAAGCTATTCCGGATCCGGAAACTGAGCCGGATCTGATCAAGGCCGAGGCCATGCGCAGCGCACTGCGTTACATGGGCCTGCGCGCAGGTCAGAAACTGACGGACGCCAAAGTAGATACGGTGTTCATAGGCTCCTGTACCAATAGCCGCATTGAAGACTTGCGTGCCGCCGCTCAGGTTGTGGCGGGTAAGCAGGTCGCCAGCGGCGTTGAAGCCTTAATTGTGCCGGGCTCAGGTCTGGTAAAAAAGCAGGCTGAACAAGAGGGCCTGGCGGATATCTTTATGGCGGCAGGCTTTGAATGGCGTGAACCGGGTTGCTCTATGTGTCTGGCAATGAACGACGACCGTCTGGGGATGGGTAAACGCTGTGCGTCAACTTCTAACCGAAACTTTGAAGGGCGTCAGGGGCGCGGTGGCAGAACCCATTTAGTGAGCCCGGCTATGGCAGCAGCCGCAGCAATTGCGGGTCACTTCACTGATATTCAAGGAGAGCAGGCATGA
- a CDS encoding TerB family tellurite resistance protein — translation MHLFAQLRKFINTLAEQPESDQAPDFTTALAALMVEIMRADGEVHVDECHMIARLLTQHSGISTQASELIRDQAIEMVDEAIDLHRFIRVVNAHTGELERIEVIELLWLVAYADGRLDPHEEHMVRKIAGLLYVAHADFISAKLTARQQLKLTD, via the coding sequence GTGCACTTGTTTGCGCAACTGAGAAAGTTCATAAATACCCTGGCTGAGCAACCCGAGTCTGATCAGGCACCCGATTTTACCACCGCATTGGCCGCGTTGATGGTGGAAATTATGCGTGCCGATGGCGAAGTCCATGTCGATGAGTGCCATATGATAGCCAGGCTACTGACCCAGCACAGTGGGATTTCAACACAGGCCAGCGAGCTTATTCGTGATCAGGCTATCGAGATGGTGGATGAAGCGATTGATTTGCACCGGTTTATACGTGTCGTCAACGCGCATACCGGGGAGCTGGAACGGATAGAAGTAATAGAGCTGCTTTGGCTAGTAGCCTACGCCGACGGCCGTTTAGACCCTCATGAGGAACATATGGTCAGAAAAATCGCCGGTCTGCTCTATGTGGCGCACGCTGACTTTATTTCAGCAAAACTCACTGCCCGCCAGCAGCTAAAGCTCACCGACTAG
- a CDS encoding penicillin acylase family protein, producing the protein MKLFTLSIAGLAIFTGSAQAAPLFPLALTNAHSNEAVSVTRTQFGIAHVKAQSLYGLGYGNAYAQVQDHGCLLADGYLRLRGERAQYLGAHRHEGDNHYLMSDIGYRILDLPGRAAQQYSSLSASARALAEGFAAGYNHYLEEVAAGNEQLGEICRDAPWVKPITAQDVIANVVLMGVQGSVGRLLPQLVQAGPDNGATPAQQGRAMALTPAEQLTQGSNGWAIGKTLSHNGRGMVLANPHFPFNGNFRFWTHHATVPGELDVMGASVLGMPGVVNIGFNRNLAWTHTYSTALHHVFYELTLDPDNPRRYRYEGQWHTMREREIQVAVKTATGMQTHTHMAYATHFGLMLEDAERFPWQDGVAYAVSDVNLDNFSAIDHWLSYNRAESVARLRAASRRFNGLSFNNTLAADKYGNAFYTDDSNVPNLSAAALSWLQTNPKSAAIFAATGQVVLPGDREEMIFDGAVELAEAPSLSRRDYVQNSNDSFWLSNASQPLRDVSPLYGQVDVQQSERSRYAYALLRSGSGRDGRFSLDELEHILLGNGSYFASERGVIAGLCQQYAGQRWALNDQLEVDVDPVCGAFAQWDGRFDLTSKAAHLAREFFRVLDKREDFAVPFDPRLPTTTPHTIKSDPEILKKLLRAAADLAHYGFALDAPFAEIQYLQKGTERLPWAGPEHQSGGFNVFATHNTMDLSSFAAEASPPLTSVVDGRPLWSGLREEGYGINFGSSWMMVVGFDDNGPVARGLLSYSQSANRDSKHFSDSSRHYSAQRGLVELPFYPWQVSINKLSTTKLIVKKD; encoded by the coding sequence ATGAAATTATTTACACTGAGCATTGCAGGGCTCGCTATTTTTACGGGCAGCGCGCAGGCCGCTCCACTTTTTCCTCTGGCCCTGACCAATGCTCACAGCAATGAAGCCGTTAGCGTAACCCGCACCCAGTTTGGTATAGCGCATGTCAAAGCGCAGAGTTTATATGGGCTGGGTTATGGTAACGCTTATGCTCAGGTGCAAGATCACGGCTGTTTGCTGGCTGACGGCTACCTGCGGCTGCGTGGTGAGCGTGCCCAATATCTTGGTGCGCATCGTCACGAAGGAGATAACCACTACCTGATGTCGGATATCGGTTATCGCATTTTGGACTTGCCAGGTCGGGCTGCACAGCAATATTCAAGCTTATCAGCGAGCGCGCGCGCACTGGCAGAGGGCTTTGCCGCCGGCTATAACCACTATCTTGAGGAGGTTGCTGCGGGCAATGAACAGCTGGGTGAGATCTGTCGCGATGCTCCCTGGGTTAAACCCATCACCGCACAGGACGTGATTGCCAATGTAGTGCTGATGGGCGTACAGGGCAGTGTGGGTCGGTTACTGCCACAGTTAGTGCAGGCCGGGCCGGACAACGGGGCCACGCCAGCACAACAGGGTCGCGCTATGGCACTGACACCTGCCGAGCAACTCACACAGGGGTCAAATGGCTGGGCGATAGGTAAAACCCTGAGCCACAATGGTCGGGGTATGGTACTGGCCAACCCACACTTTCCGTTCAATGGTAATTTCCGTTTCTGGACCCATCATGCCACGGTACCGGGTGAGCTGGATGTGATGGGCGCTTCCGTTCTGGGTATGCCCGGCGTGGTCAATATCGGCTTCAACCGTAACCTGGCCTGGACCCACACCTACTCAACGGCACTGCATCATGTATTTTATGAATTGACGCTGGACCCGGACAATCCTCGCCGCTATCGGTATGAAGGACAGTGGCACACTATGCGTGAGCGTGAGATCCAAGTGGCTGTGAAAACGGCAACGGGGATGCAAACGCACACCCACATGGCGTATGCCACACACTTTGGCTTAATGCTCGAAGACGCAGAGCGTTTTCCCTGGCAGGACGGGGTGGCCTATGCGGTCAGTGATGTCAATCTGGATAACTTCTCTGCCATAGATCATTGGCTGTCATACAACCGGGCCGAGTCAGTTGCACGATTGCGCGCAGCATCCAGACGTTTCAACGGCCTGTCTTTCAATAACACGCTGGCAGCGGATAAATATGGCAACGCCTTCTATACCGATGATTCCAATGTCCCTAACCTTTCAGCGGCCGCGTTGAGCTGGTTACAGACGAACCCCAAATCTGCAGCTATTTTTGCCGCCACAGGCCAGGTGGTGTTGCCAGGTGACCGCGAAGAGATGATCTTTGATGGGGCCGTTGAGCTGGCCGAAGCACCGTCACTCAGCCGTCGTGATTATGTGCAAAATTCCAATGATTCATTCTGGCTGAGTAATGCCTCACAGCCTCTACGCGACGTCTCTCCTTTGTATGGTCAGGTGGATGTACAGCAGTCGGAGCGCAGCCGCTATGCCTATGCGTTATTGCGTTCAGGGTCGGGGCGAGATGGTCGGTTCAGTCTCGACGAACTGGAGCATATCCTACTGGGCAACGGCAGTTATTTTGCCAGTGAGCGAGGGGTTATCGCGGGCTTATGTCAGCAGTATGCGGGTCAGCGCTGGGCGCTGAACGACCAGCTGGAGGTCGATGTTGATCCCGTTTGCGGCGCATTTGCACAATGGGATGGGCGCTTTGATTTGACATCAAAAGCGGCTCATCTGGCGCGGGAGTTTTTCCGTGTGCTAGACAAGCGCGAAGACTTTGCGGTGCCGTTTGACCCCAGATTGCCAACCACCACGCCACACACGATTAAATCTGACCCTGAGATCCTGAAAAAACTGCTCCGTGCTGCGGCCGATTTAGCGCACTATGGGTTTGCGCTGGATGCACCATTTGCCGAGATCCAGTATTTGCAAAAAGGCACGGAACGCTTGCCCTGGGCCGGGCCTGAACATCAAAGTGGCGGGTTTAACGTGTTTGCCACCCACAATACCATGGACCTGAGTAGCTTTGCCGCTGAGGCATCACCGCCACTGACCAGTGTGGTTGATGGCCGCCCCCTGTGGTCCGGACTGAGAGAGGAAGGCTATGGCATTAACTTTGGCTCCAGCTGGATGATGGTGGTGGGCTTTGATGATAACGGACCGGTTGCTCGCGGCCTGCTGAGTTATTCGCAAAGTGCCAATCGCGACTCAAAGCATTTTAGTGACAGCAGTCGCCATTACAGTGCGCAACGGGGATTAGTTGAATTGCCATTCTATCCCTGGCAGGTGTCCATCAATAAGCTCAGCACCACCAAACTGATCGTGAAAAAAGACTAA